ggaaatcaggatctgtTACAAGGGCCTACTGATaaactccttgctggctgagtacATGTGCAGCCATCTGTACGTAACAATATTCACAAAAATACAGGGGACAAAACATATATCTGGGTTAAAATATCTCGATCAGGCTACAGtctatgatatagaaaaaaatacttttaaatagcAGTGATGGAACGACTGATAACTTTACCTGCAACCGTttacgcatatttatataaacattatgtttatataaatacatagcatCCCAACAAATGCATTAAATATGAACGTGATCGCATTTCGGACAGATTCACAAATTATATTATGCGTTTCACACGACGGAGACTACATTTTGCACTGAAGTCAGAGCTATGAAGATTTAAACTGATACGTTAAAAGATGAACAGCAGGGactggagaaggaaaaaaacacactttttcCTATCCATGCATTTTACctataatttagtttttattactgCTTTCACTTTTTGATGGGGCAATAACAGGTGCGCTGAAAGGTAGCGCGAATAAAGGTCAGAGCTAAGGCAAGGAGGTGTTTGCATGATGCTACCATGGTATAAAAGAACAGATGATTGAAGAACGAAGCATCATTCTCAAACTACTCGCTCAAGATGAAGCTCGTAAGTGAAGTGTTACCCGTAACTGCGTTTGTGAAACGATACCTCGTCTCTGTTCTGGATGGGGGATTCTGTGGAATGGTTACCACAGTCATATCCTGTTCGTTGCCGAGATATTTAATTGATCTTGATCGACGGGATGTTTAACAGAATTCCAACAGACTAAATTCGCCACTGAAATACCAGCGAGAGACTTGAAAAAGCACGATTAAATATTTCCTTACATTTTACACCGCAGTAGTTCTTTTACAACTTTGTGGAAGCTTTGTTGAATATTTTGTTGAAACAGGTGGAAGTCCGGATATAACTCAGGTCATCTACTCATTAATTTTATTCACACAGATCGTCATTGCCTGCGTGGCTGCCGTGGCCGTCGCCGCTCCTCAGTACAGCTATGGCGCTCCTCGATCTACGTCCAGTGAAGAGTTCGTTCCAATCCTCAAGGACGAGCGCGTCCACGAGGAAGATGGAACTTTCAACTTCGACTTCGAAGCTGCCAACGGCATCCGCTTCTCCCAGGCTGGATCCCCCGACGGCGATGAGGACGCTGTGATCAAGGCTGGCGAATACTCGTGAGTATTTGGAAATCATCTTAAAATCATCTTCATCTTTGCCTTCCTTAGTGATACGAATGAAGCAATGtaaagtttatacatatatacagatgtgcaCTGCCTCGTTAGCAGTTACATTCCAGTATGTATATGGATTACAcacgaggacacacacacacaaacacttgtaTGTGTCATTTAGCCAGCCAGCTAAAGTTAAAGAAATTTCGCATCGGTATGCTTCTTAGAGTACCCATTACACATTATCACAAGTTTCCCTGTTTAACCCTAAGCGCTGTTTTAAGACCATCAATATATTACAGCTACACCTCCCCTGACGGTACCCCTGTCCACGTTCGGTTCGTGgctgacgagaacggcttccagccccagGGCGCCCACCTCCCAGTGGCTCCTGAGTTCCCCCACCCAATtcctcagttcgtcctcgaccagatcgcaaAGGCCGCCGAGGAGGACCGCAACCGTCCCCGCAGCGACGACTCCGATGAAGTATCCGGATATTATGGTCGTCCCAATTAAATCTCAATGAGAGAGatgtatttatttaatctattgtTATAAAATGAAGTCATTAtgacattttgttttatttcttctatgCTTTCTTATAAAATTCTGTAGCTTGAAATGTAGAAGACAAGAATGTATAATTACCTTTTCCTTTTGAGAGTGTAAGAGTACTTTTTAATAGTCGCTTCCCCggtttgattattttatatatgaacatggatttggaaaaaataacatgaataagTACTGACAATgcaaatcatacacacatacagacacacatatatatatacttgtgtatgtgttaatgtatatccaatatatatactgtatgcacacacacacagatatatatatatatatatatatatatatatatatatatatatatatatatatatatatattatatatatatatatatatatattgggaaataGTATAGCTTGGTTTTACGAATAAGTTTGATTTACGAATAAGTCACAAGTTACATCTTCTAATCGTGCAGGAACGTCTTGCCCACTTTAGCATCCGTGAATGTCAGAATACCcatggtattattattgctacctcTGATAAACCTAGAATTCAAATAGCTATCAAAACTATAAGTGAGATAAAGAAACAACTGATTATTACAAACTACGAAAAGGTAATATGTGAATGTTCGCGTTAAAGAATCGTCAATGTAAACGTCAGAGAGATAACAACGATGACATCACAAAATTTCAATCGCTGTTGAATATTCAAGTTGTAAGTGTTATAGTGTAGAtcatttgggtgtgtgtgtgtaaacatattcatgcattataaatgttaataattgtcataatgaaaaaggtaaatacGGCTacgattatattagtattatgaaaataacatgaatgatagTTGTCGCAGGCCTgtgtatcatcaatattaatcagGAGTAATACGTAACCAAGAGAAGTAGAAAATAAGATACATTCTACTGAACTCAAAAGTTATTCACTATTTGACAGCagagaatataacatatatatgacataaaagccagataattaaaaaaaaaaaacatatatttggtatatattttaCCTGTAGAATTAAATCGAGACACTGCACTTTATATCCATGGAGTCAAAGTTCACCTTCACTTCTGTGGCAATGATGGAGTTGAGAAACACACCCGCGGGCAGTCATGGTCTGTAGAGGTTTGGGGATCAGACACGACTAGcgaggattttttccctttcttctctgttAACTCTTTATTTCCCCactttccccatcccttttcctttgtgggtgtgtgcatgtgccaATATAGTATGTTttagtgaatatatgtatgtgtgtgtgtttgtgtgttcttctcagtaatatatatgtatatatgtatatacttatatatgtatacatagattaatatatgtgtgagtatgtgtatgtgtgcgtgtgcgtgtgtacgtgtgcgtgtgtgtgggggggggcatatgcatatacagacgtatgtgtgtatatatatgtatatatgtgcacatatatatgtatatgtgtatatatgtatgtatatataagcacttACGGTCATAgatgcacactcacactctcacactctcacttactctcactctcactcacacacacacacataaaacaaatatatatatatatatatatatatatatatatatatatatatatatatatatatatatatatatatatatatatttgttttatgtgtgtgtgtgagtatatatatatatatatatatatatatatatatatatatatatatatatatacgtgtgtgtgtgtgtgtgtgtgtgtgtgtgtgtgtgtgtgtgtgtgtgtgtgtgtgtgtgaatgagtgtgagtgtgcgtgtgcgtgtcgtccgtaagtgtgtttgcgcgtgtatgtatacgtgcatatatatatatatatatatatatatatatatatatatatatatatatatatatatatatatgtgtgtgtgtgtgtgtgtgtgtgtgtgtgtgtgtgtgtgtgtgtgtgtgtgtgtgtgtgtgtgtgtgtgtgcgtgtgtgtgtgtgtgtgtgcatctatgtgtgtgtgcatatatgtttgtatgtgtgtgttcgtatacacatatacatacacgtatgtgtgtgcgtgtgtgtgtggatgtaaatgggtgtgggtgtatgtatgtatatttacatgtcttgtaaacacacgcatacatatacatatacatacacatatataagcatacatatgtgtatatataaatatttatacatatatacatatatatatatacatatatgtctatatttatacccatatatgtatatacatattggggccgcggtggccgaatggttagagcgtcggactcaagactgtcacgacggcaatctgagttcgagggttcgagtcaccaaccgccgcgttgtttcccttaggcaaggaacttcacctcgattgcctacctagccactgggggaccaagtcagcccaagtcagtgccgggtaaatagagatggtgactcgataaaaacaccgggcggaaggcaatggcaaaccaccgctctaaattgccaagaaaaatcatggaagcacatgatcgtcaaggctgcggtggtcgaatggttagagcgtcggactcaagactgtcacgacggcaatctgagttcgagggttcgagtcaccgaccgccgcgttgtttcccttgggcaaggaacttcacctcgattgcctgcctagccactgggtggccaagccagctcaagtcagtgctggtcccaagcccggataaaataagagagaatgttacctaaaaaaaaaaaaaaaaaaaaaaaaaaggtaacaccggcactctccgtggaaaggaactggggaccctaccacgtactcactccaagagcatcacaacgtgaaaactgcaattgagtatcatgctgtgaccacggcggctcagacatgaacctgccgttaaatgatgatgtatatacatgtgcatttgtatgtatctttctatgtgtatataggttacatatgtacgcatgtatgtgtatatatgtgtgtattcacaaatacattcatatgcacatatgtatatgcatacatatgtaggtgtgtgtgtgtgtgtgtgtgtgtgtgtgtgtaaatatttttcctctctgTAAGGTGAAGCCGGTTACGCTGAAAGGCTTCTACTATAAATGTCACGGCCAAGGTCATCTAAAGCCTGCCTGGTGCTACGATGGTATAAAAGGGCAGGCAGCTACAAGCACTGCACTAGTTCCAGCCAAATCACTCAACATGAAGTTTGTAAGTGAAACAAGTAGCATTCGAATTCATGTGGTATGCTGTATTTAGACTAGTTTTCATTAGATATTCATTGTTTCATATCTTTTTGGTAGTAGAATAATCATTTTAAGTCTGAAAGTTTCTGTTAGTGATTGTTTTTACACGTCTGTAGCGTTCACTTTTAACCAAATCAAATTCATAAGCATTCAATTCATTAACAGCTGATCATCGCCTGTGTGGCCGCCGTGGCAGTCGCCGCCCCCCAATACAGCTATGGCGCTCCTCGTGCTGCGTCCAGTGAGGAGCGCGAATTCGTGCCAATCCTCAAGGACGACCGCGTCCATGAGGAAGATGGAACTTACAACTTCGACTTCGAAGCTGCCAACGGCATCAGCTTCTCCCAGGCTGGATCCCCCGACGGCGATGAGGATGCTGTGATCAAGGCTGGAGAATACTCGTGAGTACTTGTTCCAAATTATTCACTCATCCGTGCATTTAAGTATTTTCGTGCTTGATATTGTTTTCCATTTAAGTATCTAAATAGTTTGTAACTTTATGCTTATTACAGGTACACTGCTCCTGACGGCACTGAAATCCATGTCCGTTTCGTGgctgacgagaacggcttccagccccagGGCGCTCACCTGCCAGTCGCTCCCGAGTTCCCTCACCCaatccctcagttcgtcctcgaccagatcgcaaAGGCCGCCGAGGAGGACCGCAACCGCAGCGACGACTCCGACGAAGTTGCCGCTCCTTCCAGACTGTATGGCCGACCCAACTAAATTCAATacgaaatatgtatttattatctctCTGATTAAACGATCTTTCATACAAAAATGTTTCCTTACCTTTGTTTCCTTAATGATTTCAAAATCGAGTCGTTATTTTAATAAACcgtaaatattttctttactaaCTATGCACGATAAGTTATGGCTATTGTAAAAAGACATACATAgtcagatataaatatttttgcgtaattgggtgtatatatactgaatgtgtgtgcgtttatgtgtgtgtgtgtgcgtctgtgtgtgtatttaaaaggtTTGACATATATTctcaaaaatacaagaaaatattctAACAACATATGCACATTTCTGTATTTGTTTAGGTTCTGACTTAATAACAAATTGCACCGTAGTCTGATACATTTAACAGTTTAAACAGTTCACATTTTGAAAACAAATGTACATTGAAATTAAACCTAAAATCTGATTTTAATTGATCATACCATCAAGTCGAGGGTGCGGTAATATCACTGCAAAagcatagtgatttttttttactgtgtttcaAGGCAAAATAACAGTGACATCAGAGCTACATATTACTCTTTCACTAACTGTAATTTATACCAAAGGACTTAAAGTTCATCTGTTGTAATGCTGAAGTTGGGAAATATACCAGCGGGCTGCAGAGGATCAGACACGCCTATTTTCCCTTCTcaattctcctttctttccaacttctctcctccctctcctcgtgtgtgtgtgtgtgtgtgtgtgtgtgtgtgtgtgtgtgtgtgtgtgtgtgtgtgtgtgtgtgtgtgtgtggaagctcctatattttatatgtatagatatattagagtatattgtatatatgtacacatgtacacacacactcatacatacatacacacacacacacacacacacacacacacacatatatatatatatatatatatatatatatatatatatatatatatatatatataaatatatacatatatacatatatatagtgtatatgcatatatataaatgaatatacatatatacatatacataaatgtgtgtgtgtgtgtgtgtgtgtgtgtgtgtgtgtgtgtgtgtgtgtgtgtgtgtgtgtgtgtgtgtgcatgtatgtacataaatgtgtgcgtttgtgtatttatatagtacacgcactcacacagacacacagacacacaaacacaaacacacacacacacacacacacacacacgcacacacacacacacacacacacacacacacacacacacacacacacacacacacatatatatatatatatatatatatatatatatatatatatatatatatatactgtgtatgtatatacatcttcttttaacggtaggttcatgtctgagccgccgtggtcacagcatgatactgtagttttcatgttgtgatggtcttggagtgagtacgtggtagggtccccagttcctttccacggagagtgccggtgttacctttctaggtaatcattctctctatttcatccgggcttgggaccagcattgacttgggctggcttggccacccagtggctaggtaggcaatcgaggtgaagttccttgcccaagggagcaacgcgccggccggtgactcgaaccctcaaactcagattgccgtcgtgacagttttgagtccgatgctctaaccattcggccaccgcggccttatgtatatacatatatatacatatatatatatatatatatatatatatatatatatatatatacactgtgtatgtgtgtatatatatataaatatataaatatatatatatatatatatatatgtatacacacacacatatatatacacacacgcacacacacacgtgtgtttatactgcatttatgttaatataattataaaccaTAGTAGTTcatgaaaaatggagaaaaaaatagcaTCTGAAATACAGTATTGTGGGTGTAGATGTGTACGTGGGCATATGCGCaggtacgcgcgcgcgcacacatggacatacacatatacgcaaacacacacgggcacccatatataatgtttatatatacatatgtttatctatgtgtgcgtctgttgtctctctctcaatgcatatatatacatatatatgtatatatactagatttcatttatgcatgtgtgtatatatattatgtatataattatatatgtatatacacgcacacacacacacatatatatacatatatgtatactggttatacatgcatttattatacatgttcagtaatataaatatgcatagtttctatccatatacataaagTGCTATACCCATATaatgcttgtgtatatgtgtaaaaaatgtCCTCCAAACTTTCTTCGAGATTAAGCCGCAGAAAGCCATCTACAGTAAACGTCACGGCCAAGGTCATCTAGAGCTTGTCCGACGCTTTGATGGTATAAAAGGGCAGGCAGTTGGAAGCACTGCACTAGTTCCAGTCCAAACTCTCAGCATGAAGTTCGTAAGTGAATCAAGTAGTGTTCGAGCTTAGATATTTGTGGTGTAGTTCAGAACTGGCCTTAATATGATACTTGTGTTTCTCATTTCTCTGGCAGTAGAATGGTTAAGCAGCTTTAATAACTCTTAATCGCTGGAATATTTCGtctggtgattatatatatatatatatatatatatatatatatatatatatatatatatatatatatatatatatatatatatatatatatatatatatatatatatgtctctgtgtgtgtgtgtgtgtgttatgcaaaaCATTCTGCAATGTTAACCGAATTAAAAGCCTATAAACACAATTTATTGACAGTTGATCCTCGCC
The Penaeus monodon isolate SGIC_2016 chromosome 9, NSTDA_Pmon_1, whole genome shotgun sequence DNA segment above includes these coding regions:
- the LOC119576906 gene encoding cuticle protein AM1159-like yields the protein MKLIVIACVAAVAVAAPQYSYGAPRSTSSEEFVPILKDERVHEEDGTFNFDFEAANGIRFSQAGSPDGDEDAVIKAGEYSYTSPDGTPVHVRFVADENGFQPQGAHLPVAPEFPHPIPQFVLDQIAKAAEEDRNRPRSDDSDEVSGYYGRPN
- the LOC119576901 gene encoding cuticle protein CP14.6-like, which encodes MKFLIIACVAAVAVAAPQYSYGAPRAASSEEREFVPILKDDRVHEEDGTYNFDFEAANGISFSQAGSPDGDEDAVIKAGEYSYTAPDGTEIHVRFVADENGFQPQGAHLPVAPEFPHPIPQFVLDQIAKAAEEDRNRSDDSDEVAAPSRLYGRPN